The Malus sylvestris chromosome 12, drMalSylv7.2, whole genome shotgun sequence genome contains a region encoding:
- the LOC126592709 gene encoding ycf20-like protein isoform X1, translating into MASNFLASRIGTAPPLENQFPERSHVALATCMIHNCCSEPTFFMVQTSKIRIKSLPFPQRSFQSTRRQWRIAFALDTGGIPDEGGQEGINGNNSNLNATRLGRIVTAGGRQLLEKLNLARKNFPMKIFLLLLGFYTANALATILGQTGDWDVLVAGIVVAAIEGIGMLMYRKPPSQSSGRLKSFVMMVNYWKAGVCLGLFVDAFKLGS; encoded by the exons ATGGCGAGTAAT TTCTTGGCCTCTCGAATAGGAACCGCACCACCACTGGAGAATCAATTTCCTGAAAGATCACATGTAGCTCTTGCAACTTGTATGATCCACAACTGTTGCAGCGAACCAACTTTTTTCATGGTCCAAACTTCAAAGATTCGCATAAAGTCTCTGCCATTCCCCCAAAGGAG TTTTCAGTCAACAAGACGACAGTGGAGAATAGCCTTTGCCTTGGACACAGGTGGGATTCCCGATGAGGGTGGGCAAGAGGGCATCAATGGCAACAACTCTAATCTCAATGCCACCCGGTTGGGTCGGATAGTGACTGCAGGTGGGAGACAGCTACTGGAGAAGCTGAATTTAGCCAGGAAAAATTTTCCCATGAaaatatttcttcttcttttgggttTCTACACGGCAAATGCGTTGGCTACAATCCTGGGGCAGACCGGGGATTGGGATGTTTTGGTTGCGGGTATAGTGGTTGCTGCCATTGAAGGTATTGGCATGCTAATGTATAGAAAGCCCCCCTCTCAATCGAGTGGGAGGCTCAAGTCGTTTGTCATGATGGTAAATTACTGGAAAGCAGGTGTTTGCCTAGGCCTCTTTGTGGATGCTTTTAAATTGGGTAGTTAA
- the LOC126592709 gene encoding ycf20-like protein isoform X2: MIHNCCSEPTFFMVQTSKIRIKSLPFPQRSFQSTRRQWRIAFALDTGGIPDEGGQEGINGNNSNLNATRLGRIVTAGGRQLLEKLNLARKNFPMKIFLLLLGFYTANALATILGQTGDWDVLVAGIVVAAIEGIGMLMYRKPPSQSSGRLKSFVMMVNYWKAGVCLGLFVDAFKLGS; encoded by the exons ATGATCCACAACTGTTGCAGCGAACCAACTTTTTTCATGGTCCAAACTTCAAAGATTCGCATAAAGTCTCTGCCATTCCCCCAAAGGAG TTTTCAGTCAACAAGACGACAGTGGAGAATAGCCTTTGCCTTGGACACAGGTGGGATTCCCGATGAGGGTGGGCAAGAGGGCATCAATGGCAACAACTCTAATCTCAATGCCACCCGGTTGGGTCGGATAGTGACTGCAGGTGGGAGACAGCTACTGGAGAAGCTGAATTTAGCCAGGAAAAATTTTCCCATGAaaatatttcttcttcttttgggttTCTACACGGCAAATGCGTTGGCTACAATCCTGGGGCAGACCGGGGATTGGGATGTTTTGGTTGCGGGTATAGTGGTTGCTGCCATTGAAGGTATTGGCATGCTAATGTATAGAAAGCCCCCCTCTCAATCGAGTGGGAGGCTCAAGTCGTTTGTCATGATGGTAAATTACTGGAAAGCAGGTGTTTGCCTAGGCCTCTTTGTGGATGCTTTTAAATTGGGTAGTTAA